The DNA sequence taagcttgaaaattttctcaactatttgtGTTAACAACCATCTTACCACATGTTTGGAAAGTGCATTAAAGAACTCTGAAAATCACTCCTTAATAGCTAAACATAGCAAAATCCAACTCAAACAAAATATTTCAATCATgcttagaaaattttgagaaaatttgaCTTAAAAGTTCAACACAACAATGTAATTCTCCAAATGAAAGCTCACCAGAACTTACCACCCCCAACCGAAAATCagacagtgtcctcaatgtcAAAATAAATATGCAATGAAAAAGATAGGGGAAAGAGAACACCTGGAAGATGACAATATCCATGGGGCGGTAATTGAAACAACCTGATAACACAAAACAAACCCAAAACAAACGAAAACGAAAACGAAAACACACAAAACTaatagaaaagtaaaaaaaatataaaataaataaaataaaacttgtaaaagAAATGAACAACTCAGAGTGTATAAATACGGTCCTTAAGAAGGACCTCTTCAACATGACTCACACTCTCGATGTAATGCTTCAATCTCTTGCCATTGACTCTAAAAATTCTCCCATCAGTTGGGTCCTCAACTTCAACAGAACCGTTGGGAAAAACTTGTTTCACCACAAATGGGCCAGTCCACCGCGATCTCAACTTACCTGGGTGGAAATGCAACCGAGAATCATAAAGATGCACCTTTTGATTCACCTCAAAATTCTTTCGCAGGATCTGTTTATCATGAGCAGCTTTCATTTTTTCCTTGTAGATCCTGGAATTATCATATGCCTCATTTCTCAACTCCTCAATTTCAGACAACTGGAGTTTGCGATTAATGCCTGCAGCACTAAGATCAAAATTAAAGGCTTTGACAGCCCAATATGCCTTATGCTCGAGTTCAACAGGCAAATGACAGGCTTTTCCATAAACAAGCCGATAGGGAGACATCCCAAGAGGGGATTTGAAAGCAGTACGGTATGCCCAGAGAGCGTCAAGAAGACGAGAAGACCAATCTTTTCTGTCTGGATTTACCGTTTTTTCCAGAATTTGTTTTATCTCCCTATTGGCTAACTCCGCTTGCCCATTGGTCTGCGGATGGTAAGAATTAGCAACCTTATGGAGCACACCGTACTTCCGCATGAGAGCCTCAAAAGACTTGTTGCAAAAGTGTGTGCCTTGATCACTAATGATAGCACGAGGCGTACCGAACCTTGACAAAATGTTTTCCTTCAAGAACTTGGTAACTGTTGCATTATCATTGGTTCGACAAGGTACAGCCTCAACCCATTTAGAAACATAATCCACAGCAAGGAGAATGTAAAGGTAACCAGAAGATGATGGAAATGGTCCCATGAAATCTATACCCCAACAATCAAATATCTCAATCACAAGAATAGGGTTCAAGGGCATCATGTGACGACGAGATAGAGAGCCTAACTTTTGGCACCTCACACATGAACGACAAAATTCGTTGGTGTCTTTGAACAAAGTGGGCCAATAAAGGCCACACTGTAAGATTTTTGCAGTAGTTTTCTTCACAGAGAAGTGACCACCACAAGCATCATTGTGACAAAAGTTCAAAACACTAGACACCTCATCATCAGGGATGCATCTTCGTATGATCTGATCGGGGCAATACTTGAACAAGTATGGATCATCCCAATAGAAATTGCGCACCTCGACCAGAAACTTGCGTCTATCTTGTGAACTCCACTCAGAAGGAAGTTCACCTGTTACTAAGTAGTTAACTATGTGTGCATACCACGGTAACTTAGTAACAGCAAGCAGTTGTTCATCGGGGAAATCATCACGAATAGGTGGATCATCAGCAGAATCACTAAATTCAAGTCGAGACAAGTGATCTGCGACGACATTCTCAACACCTTTCTTGTCTTTGATTGTGATGTCAAATTCTTGCAATAGAAGGATCCACCGTATTAAGCGCGCCTTAGTATCCTTTTTGGAAAGGAGGTACTTAAGGGCAGAATGATCTGTGAAGATCGTAATAGGTGAACCAATCAAGTAAGCTCGAAATTTGTCAAGAGCAAAGACAACAGCAAGCAACTCTTTTTCAGTAGTGGAATAGTTCATTTGAGCACTATTAAGAGTTCGACTTGCATAATAGACAACAAAAGGTTTCCCCTCCCTTCGTTGTCCCAAAACAGCTCCAACAGCAAAATTACTTGCATcacacatgatttcaaaaggcAAATTCCAATCAGGTGACTGTATGATGGGAGCGGACGTTAATTTTGCAACAAGTGTTCGGAATGCATCCTCACACTTTTGTGTCCACTCAAAATTAGCATCTTTGGCGAGGAGGTTGCACAGTGGATGAGAAATCATTGAAAAGTTTTGGATGAACCTCCTATAAAAACCAGCATGCCCAAGAAAAAATCTAACATCTTTGACAGTCTTTGGAGTGGGCAAATTAGAAATGAGATCAATCTTAGACTGATCTACCTCAATCCCTCTTTCGGAGACAATGTGTCCCAAGACTATGCCTGAAGATACCATGAAATGGCATTTCTCCCAATTGAGTACAAGACCTTTCTCAATACATCGTGTTAAAACAACTTCTAAATTAAGAAGGCATGTTTCAAAAGAACTTCCAAAGACTGTTAGATCATCCATAAATACTTCCATACATTTTTCAACCATGTCACTGAAAATGCTCATCATGCACCTTTGGAAGGTGGCTGGTGCATTACACAGTCCAAATGGCATACGCCGAAAAGCATAAGTACCGAAAGGACATGTAAAAGTGGTCTTATCTTGATCCTCCAATGCAATCTCGATTTGATAATAGCCTGAATAGCCATCAAGAAAGCAATAAAAAGGATGCTCAGCCACACGTTCAAGGATTTGGTCGATAAATGGAAGTGGGAAATGATCCTTACGGGTGGCAGCATTCAACTTTCGATAATCAATGCACATGCGCCAACCTGTCACAGTCCTTGTGGGAACAAGGGCCCCTTTATCATTTTCAATAACAGTTACACCCGATTTCTTAGGTACTACCCGAATTGGGTGACCCATTTGCTATCGACCCTTTGGATAAGCGATGTTAGTATCCAAAAGTTTCAACACTTCAGATTTCACAACTTCTTTCATGGTGGGGTTCAGTCTTCTTTGAGGATCTCTTCGAGGGATTGCTCCCTCCTCCAACTTGATTCTATGGGAGCAAATTAAAGGGCTAATACCTTTAATATCAGCAAACGTCCAACCTATTGCAGGTTTATGCTTCTTTAGTAGCTTGACTAATTGCATTTCTTGTGAAGGATCAAGTTTGGACGAGATGATAACAGGAAAGGTATCACCATCTCCCAAGAAAACATGTTTTAAACCCTCAGGTAGTTGGGCTAGCTTAACAGTGGGAACCTCTTCAGTAGAAGGTTTTGGCTTTTCCCTTTCACCAGGTAGCTCTTCAAATCGAGGCTGCCAAAACTTTGCTCTTCCGTTTTGTGAGTCTTTATAACAAGAAATTTCATTAATTGACTCATTAAAACCAGAACTTTCAGAAACTGAGAAGAGTTCATCAAGATCATCAGAATTTTTTTGCAATTGAATCTCCTCAGAAATGAGCGTGTCAATCAAAAATGTCTGATAACACTCATCATCGTCATGTGGTTGCTTTGCAACATGAAAAATATTGACCTCAAGAGTCATATTCCCAAAAGATATTTTCATTAGACCATTCCTACAGTTAATAAGGGCATTAGCTGTAGCGAGGAAAGGTCTTCCAAGTATGATAGGGATTTTGGATTCCATGTTAACCACAGATTGAGTATCCAGGATAAGAAAGTCCACGGGGTAATAGAATTTGTCAACTTGAACAAGAACATCCTCAACAATTCCCCGAGGCTTCTTGATAGAACGATCAGCCAACTGTAAGACAACAGAAGTAGGCTTGATTTCACCAAGACCAAGTTGCGAGTAGACAGAATAAGGCATGAGATTAACACTCGCTCCTAAGTCTAGCAAAGCTTGAATAATGTATGAGTCTCGATTTGACAAGAAATGGTGGGACAGCCAGGGATCTTTGTATTTCGGCGGTGTCTTTTGTTCAATTACCGCACTAACTTGCTCGATCAAGAAAGCGATCTTTTGACATGATGCTTCCTTTTTACAAAGGTAAAGATCCTTGATGATTTTAGCATAGGTTGGCACTTGTTTGATGACGTGAagcaaaggaagattaatcttCACTTGTGTCAAGTGCTCAAGGATTTCTCCTCGATTTTCAAGATTTTTCCCAGCAGGTCTCAAAGCCTGGGGAAATGGAACTTTTGCAGAAGCATTGGATGGCACACTTTCAGGGACAACATGTGGAGATTTTGAAGTGGTAGCTGCTATTGGTTGATCTTCCAAAGTTTTTCCACTTCTAGTTGTGATGGCGTTAGCCTCCTTAACGATTTGATCGTTAGAGCTGGAGGTTTGAGCCATATGTTGCCCTTGTGCATTGAATTGAGGCTGAGAAGGAAGTTTGCCTCTTTCAGAAATAGCCAAGGACCCagtcaattttgaaaattgactCTTCATTTCTTTGATTTCTTCCATCATTTGGCGATTTATTTTAGTTTGCTCCTCCATGAATGATTGAACGGTGTTCTCAAGAGAACTCCTTTGAGGTGGAGAATTGTATTGAGGAGCAGGCTGAGCTTTTGATGGTTGATTTTGGTGCTCATTTCTCCATTGCCCTCCGGAAGATTGTGCTTGGTTGGGATCTTTCCAACTGAAATTTGGGTGGTTTCTCCAACCAGGGTTGTACGTATTAGAGAATGGCTTATTGTAGGTCCCTAAGGCATTGCATTGCTCTTCATAAACCCCCTTCATTTCTCTAAAGGCTAAACAATCCTTAGCTAAATGATCCGATTCTCCACACACAAAACATGGCTCATGTATTTCTGCTTTGGCAACCATATTCAGTCCTTgcccactttttttttaaaggcCTCAAGTTGCTTTGTTAAGGACTCAACTTGGGCTTTGAGACTGTCCTCCTCCCTTAGTTGGTAAATTCCTGCTGGTCGATTTCTGTTAGTGCTTTCAGTAGCACTTGGACCAGTCCAAGTATGAGATTTTTCTGCAAGCTCATTGAGATATTCAAAGGCTTCTTCAGGATCTTTTTGGAGGAATTCACCATTGCACATCATTTCTATAAACTGGCGTTCACGACTAGTGAGGCCTTCATAGAAATAACTAACTAGGCGCCATTTTTCATAACCATGGTGGGGACAAAGAGTTAACAGTTCTTTAAACCTTTCCCAGACTTGATAAAGAGTTTCATTGTCTTTTTGGGAAAAGGTAGAAATCTGCCTTTTTAAACCATTGGTCTTGTGGTTAGGGAAGTATTTGTGAAAGAATGATGATGTCATTTCTTCCCATGTTCCAATAGACCTTGGTCTCAGAGAGTATAACCAGCTTTTAGCTTTATCCTTCAAAGAGAAGGGAAAAGTTTCAATCGCACAGTATCCGCGATATTAGCTTGGTTATAAAAAGTGGCTACCACATCCTCAAATTCCCTAATATGCACATAAGGATTTTCATTTTCTAAACCATGGAAATTTGGCAAGAGTTGAATCATGCCaggtttgaattcaaaattgggCATATTAGGTGGAAAGAGGATACAAGAAGGGGTAGGAGTGCGAGTAGGATGGAGATAGTCATTAAGACTTCTCTGCTGAATTTCATCATGATGGGCCATGGCGAATGGATTATGAGCAATTGTTGAGGTGGGAGAGGCAATGCTTGATGTATCGGAAGAGTTATCACTAGGGGTGTTGGGTCTCCTTACAAATCTCCCTAGTTCATCTCTATGACGATTCattcacttaattttttttttttttgttaaacttGTTTCTTGGTAAATTTGGACAATTTGAAATGATCTTACATGCCTCACCAGACTCCCCGGGGTACTAAGTGAGTATGAAAAATCACAATTCAAATATTTCTAACCAAATGAccaataagtaaaataaattacttattttgaaataacaagcttggtttttttttttaaatagtaatAAGTCCAAAAATGTAATAAGACAAGGGCATACACAAGAAATATTCCCAGGCCGATTGGGAAGGTTGCCAAGGTACCGCTTCGTCCCACACTTTCCTAGACAGAACCAAGGTTCCCAGGAAAGTGTAGAGGGTACTCTATCACAAGCCTTAAAAGCCAATCTTTCTAGACAGAATACTCTCAGTTTTTACCACTTGTTGCATTACACTTTGTTCCTAATActataaagttttatgaataattttattttagaattttatgattttttttttaataataaagagGTGGAACCTAAATTAAAGCTAATCTAAAACCTAAGGTTACACAAATTAAGGGACTAAACCTAATAATTTGAAATCTATAAATTTAaagctaaagaaaaaaaataataaatgacaaataattacaaaattaacaatgaatgataatttgaacacaataaatgtagaaaagaaaagaaaaatatgtaaaaaaaaattaatgactaatatatatatattatatataactaaTACCACATATATAATTGAacgaaaagagaaaataaaaatatatgtatataaatatataagcgTATAATAaatatgacaattttttttttaagttattagacacaaagagaaaaattaataattaaaaaaaaaatacaagtgttatatatacacattatagAATGACTTACCTCTTGGCTGAAAAGTCCACTAAGTTTTGATTTCAatctccccggcaacggcgccaaaatttGATTACGCCCAAACTTGTCTTCACAAAGCGGTTGTTGTAGTGTAGTATGGGCGGTCGTGTCCACAGAGAGATATCTTATCAAAAAGTGATTAGTAGAACTTTAAGcgcaaaaagtaaataaatcgttggtggtttttgagaaaattttgaaaataaatttaaagtaaataaaattggtagaaaattataataaaaaaaaatgataaggtTTCAAGAATCACCTATATGTTTGGCTCATTTATTTGGGTTTTGATTCACACATATAACACAATTAAATTATTCACTTCCCAATAATTTAATCGGAAGAtaaaacttgaagaacatataataaaaaaaatgtatttgagTAATATAGAATTCTCACATTAAGATTGTAGAAAATAATCTTATGAAAAATCTAAGAATGACAATATACCTTTTGTTTGGTAATAATGCAATAAGAGattaatcataaaattataatattaatgtatatttatCCTAATCATATTCACATAGAAAAAGCATGACTATTTCTATATAAtactaaatagaaaaatatattaatatagagataaaaaaaaagaagaaaaatatactACTCAAATGTATAAACTTTAAGCACTTGGTGAATCAAAACACAAGTAAATATTACCTCACATATAAGATCATCCTTTACCTTATCTAGGAAACTAGCCAAAAATGCTAGACATTCTCACAATAATCTAAAGAGAAAATATGAGAAGGGatagataaaataaaactaaaatttactatattttttgccaatgaattttttctttaatatgtACAAGAGGtccctttatatagtgttttggGGACACAATTATAacacaataaaaagaaaataaatctgAAGCAAAAATTGTGTGAAAGTCAATacgaaaaattacagtttttaaTCTAATCACTAAAACAATGGGATTTGATtcttaaaactaaaataatggGATTTGAATTAAAAGAAGTTGGCTGGAAGAATATTGCCTTTCCAAATCAAAGCACAATGATGGTCCACCTTGCCACATGTCGATCACAAGGGAAGAGACCAAGTCATGGATAGGAATAAGACTTAATGAGCAACttggaattatatatatatattgaatagcTTTAGTCACAATATGATCCGCATGGTAGAAATTTGGGCTGGGCTTGATGTTATTTCTTCTTAAATTGGGTTCTTCCCTTGCAAGAATGTCaatttttctcatttctttCTTTCACAATTGAATCATTCTTTTCATTTGTATCAAAATACACATAATTCCTGCAAAATGAACCAAATTAAATTCAAACTAAATATTTTCAGTTatacaatatatttttcattaatttcatgaaaatataaattaaaatttaatttagtttaACATTTGAGATCAATAAATATGCATTATTCACCACCAATCAAGTGTTTTGGGccaaggtagaggtcccaggggcagggtttgCGGTTGGaggatgttaactcgccgcaggctgcccaagtcaatcaggaagcccagaattgggaagttacagtttgcggaaatgcaaacccggatagaagagcaagatctcgagattcagaggttgagacagcagggtgctcttgcagttccagtgcccgtagttccagtggcacctgcccctgctgcccaggccgagatagtggtggcggccaatagattggaacctttgtaagAACGGTTttggaagcaggcacctccgattttcctgggaggtccggatgtagtgaaagccgagcaatggctgacggtgatcaccaagattctgaattttatgggtgtcaccgggaacgacagagtggtgagtgccacttttcagttttaagaagacgctctggtctggtgggacatggtgtctcagatccatgacgtcatctctatgacctgggaaaggttttaggaactcttcagtGTTAAATGTTATAACGAGGCCGTCAGAAGCGCCATGAGGAAAGAGtacgcccacctgacccagcgagagaatatgagcatgacggaatatattactcagttcgactggttggcgaggttagcctcgggatttgcgccaaacgatttcagtaagaaagaaaatgtctagatggacttaatgtgaagatcaagtatgaccttatgatcactaccgacgataagaccatctaagctgagatggcgaagaaagcatggtgagctgagggcgcagctagatgtatgtggaatcagttaggactctggaatgtggcggggctcctaccccttctgcgtcaggtttcagcaggggaggtagtggttcggccatggactggaggaggaaatcatccactgcatccggtggctcgaggcagaacaagaggttccgagggaaccagaatcaagacggtcgtcagggtagtgttgagacccgttattcctactggagtgtctcattagtaagaggcatcctatggatgagtgtttaggtcaaggatgtctggtgtggcagccagagtttttagaaaattggaaagatcgtatgatagatatgaatcagggtttggaaccctgttacctggcggagaattggttatctccaataggtggattaggcctatgccgatcaggatagatggtagagagttaagtgctgatctggtagagatgagtttagtcgaattcgatattattttaggaatagatttcctatctaattattcggcgagtattgattttaaaaaagaagatggtggtcttccaaccggaaagtgaagaaccgtttgtattggtgggttcagttcagggatctcggatcccggtgatctcggctatgtcagcgagagaattgttgcacggcggttgcttagggtttctggccgtggtggtggacaccactcggccagataccattcggccagaggacatcagagtggttcgggaatttttggacgtgtttcccgaagaacttccaggattaccacctcagtgagagattgatttcgtgattgacttagcaccaggggtggatccggtttccaaagccccgtataggatggctccagctgaacttaaggaattaaagattcagctacaagggttgcttgacatagggttcattcggcccagtgtgtcaccctggggagccccggttttattcgtcaagaggAAGGATGGATCTAGGAGGaggtgcatcgactacagagaattgaacaagctgacggtgaagaataaatatccattacctaggatcgatgattggttcgatcagcttcaggggaagacggtcttttctaagattgatctccgttcgggttatcatcagttgagaatccgagaggaggactgtaaagcccgcttagttaatttggaaattagcagttatttatgttaatcaggaaattatttatagctatttaaataatttatcattgttatttatggaattcagatatgcataattatgtcatcagcagtttttatatttcgcatttccggtgtccggtattttggaacgcggcgtttggctcagtagaaatcacaacttagtatgttagtattttggggacgggttttagacattgggaatgtcgggaatggccgggaatttagaatgtcccaaaaatacccctttagtatgaattatgtgattttatggtggaggggcaaaatggtctttttgccccattagtgttttgtcttatatgatttattaaatggaaaatgaataattaattatgtgattatttggctgaaatggatttaaaaaaaatgatatattatgatattaatttctttttccacCACTTAGCCatttttgaaaagaaattcCAACACACACactcactcaaagctctctctttctccctcaTTTCGGCTGAatcttgggctgctagggcagagatttttcctcttcaaagcttgtgattttctcctcctctaagtgtaattcaagtAGGTTTGATCCCTTTTATTTCCTTTGtgttttattcaagaaaatgatgaaaagtgttgaaaatgcatgtgattgtgaaatgttcttgctgctgtaattttgttgttaatttatggtttcaaagcatgatttttgatgataaatgagttagttgaagcatgagtagctaggttgttcaagcttttaatttatatgtgaaaattgatgatttttgtgagaaaatgccatgttttgtttctgtatatttgctggatgttattgttagtttgcagaggtgttttaatgcttagttaagtagaataaactaggctagggtgcatgctagtgggtttaaccaagtttgagttcttgaactcaaagcttggtcttcaatggtgaaatttgcttgtgaggtttctgggtaggtttgaggccttggaatggtcatttgggacctattgagcaggtctggaaagtttgggatcaattgggttcgaattggtcaagatatgggaatttttggttgctgcctgcgaggaaccggaattccggttgagcatccggaattccggatgggggttcagatttttccagaaccggaattccggttgggcaaccggtcttccggttggggatttttcagaaccctagtttttcctcgtttttgggtttttaggggtattgccatgctttttatcgatagggaaacttttagtttcgagttttagtccccgggaagtgatttagcgtgtcacttatagcgttgtgatttttatggtttaggagccagtaatccgccgttcagcttcagttccagtcaggttgacggcacacactgaaatcggaatccgggtaagattagtataacggtatgcatatgtagattacatgtttagcgtgcatgtaggaagctgttagtttacattagatatgtatttaggcttcgaaccacccaaccccgtcacgtcggtacgagtggagtatgaccaacgcggagtatggccggttcggccgtcagtgacaccggttggtggttcgatgcttattgacctatccgtcggtacagctggagtatgaccagcggcggagtatgaccggttcggccgtcaggaggatacttgtcaatagtaccgtcacgaacgttcaaaactcggtaccatgttggacatggcggtagtgctcggtaccatgttggacatggcgatggcgggactcggtatcgtgtt is a window from the Cannabis sativa cultivar Pink pepper isolate KNU-18-1 chromosome 1, ASM2916894v1, whole genome shotgun sequence genome containing:
- the LOC133035745 gene encoding uncharacterized protein LOC133035745, which codes for MVAKAEIHEPCFVCGESDHLAKDCLAFREMKGVYEEQCNALGTYNKPFSNTYNPGWRNHPNFSWKDPNQAQSSGGQWRNEHQNQPSKAQPAPQYNSPPQRSSLENTVQSFMEEQTKINRQMMEEIKEMKSQFSKLTGSLAISERGKLPSQPQFNAQGQHMAQTSSSNDQIVKEANAITTRSGKTLEDQPIAATTSKSPHVVPESVPSNASAKVPFPQALRPAGKNLENRGEILEHLTQVKINLPLLHVIKQVPTYAKIIKDLYLCKKEASCQKIAFLIEQVSAVIEQKTPPKYKDPWLSHHFLSNRDSYIIQALLDLGASVNLMPYSVYSQLGLGEIKPTSVVLQLADRSIKKPRGIVEDVLVQVDKFYYPVDFLILDTQSVVNMESKIPIILGRPFLATANALINCRNGLMKISFGNMTLEVNIFHVAKQPHDDDECYQTFLIDTLISEEIQLQKNSDDLDELFSVSESSGFNESINEISCYKDSQNGRAKFWQPRFEELPGEREKPKPSTEEVPTVKLAQLPEGLKHVFLGDGDTFPVIISSKLDPSQEMQLVKLLKKHKPAIGWTFADIKGISPLICSHRIKLEEGAIPRRDPQRRLNPTMKEVVKSEVLKLLDTNIAYPKGR